CGGACACGCCATCCTCCACTCCGACGGACGTGTGTCGCGCATCACGTTTCAGTCGAGCGGCCTTGTGACCATCGACCCGGTGCCCGGGTTCGACTGAAGGCCCAAAAACTCGCCTAATTCACCGCATCCAGTCCTCCCCTTGACACCCCGGGCCCGCTCAGCCATAAGTCGCGCCCCGCTTTTTGCAGGCTCAAACCGGCGTCTGCCGGCCTGTCGGAGCGGTAAAGGAAGACGTCATGCCGAAGATGAAGACCAACAAAAGCGCCGCGAAGCGCCAAGGTCACCGGAAGCGGGCGGGTTCGCCGATCCAAGCGGGTGGCAACCACATGCTCATCAACAAGTCCCGGAAGCGCCTTCGTCGCCTCCGCAACAACGACATGGTTCACGGAACCATGGAGAAGCATCAAGCGCCTCCTTAACGGCTGACGTAGGAGTTTCCCATGCCCCGCGCAAAACGTGGATTTAAGGCTCGCCGCCGCCGCAACCGCATCCTGAAGCACGCCTCCGGCTTCCATAGCGCCCGCTCGCGCCTCTTCGCTTACGCGAAAGAGGTCGTGATGAAGTCCTGGGTCTGGCTACGCCCACCGTCGCCGTCGCCGACGCGACTTCCGCCGCCTTTGGATCACCCGCATCAACGCGGCCGCCCGCACCGCCGG
Above is a window of Myxococcales bacterium DNA encoding:
- a CDS encoding 50S ribosomal protein L35 → MPKMKTNKSAAKRQGHRKRAGSPIQAGGNHMLINKSRKRLRRLRNNDMVHGTMEKHQAPP